The Echeneis naucrates chromosome 10, fEcheNa1.1, whole genome shotgun sequence genome has a window encoding:
- the LOC115049701 gene encoding protocadherin gamma-A11-like → MRRQVLLFFSALCLSAALGQVSYSIPEEMTKGSLVGNIAQDLGLDVKRLKERRARIHTGDSAEYIQLNKEKGLLIIKERIDREALCAQTTPCALHFQIALENPIEIFPITVEIKDINDNAPSFQREEKNIEISESAVTGSKFMLEKAIDPDIGLNGLQSYTLKPNDNFIIRLHSQVDGVKKVEMILQKPLDREKQEFASLLLTAVDGGQPQRSGSMQIHITVLDVNDNAPVFTQTVYKASVKENSLKGTIITKVSASDADKGSNGEVSYTISHNMIGTSNLFHISEDGHLILDGPIDFEKARNYEIDVEAVDRGGLSDSSKVIIDVGDINDNSPVINMISSSNSVGEDSPSSTVVAVMSITDPDSEENGKVRCVINRNIPFKITSTSSNFYSLLTDSELDRERASEYNITVTCSDEGVPSLSSSVTLTLQISDVNDNPPVFERSSYEAYLVENNTPGLSIFTVRARDADWNQNARVSYILEDSSVNGVPVSSYVSVSADSGVIHAVRSFDYEQIKDFQFHVKAQDGGSPPLSSNVTVKILIQDQNDNPPQVLYPVQSGGSVVAEMVPRSADVGYLVTKVVAVDVDSGQNAWLSYKLQKATDRALFEVGLQNGEIRTIRQVTDKDAVKQRLTVIVEDNGQPSRSATVIVNVAVADSFPEVLSEFTDFPHDKEYNDNLTFYLVLALAVVSFLFITCLVVIISVKIYRWRQSRILYHSNLPVIPYYPPRYSDTLGTGTLQHVYNYEVCRTTDSRKSDCKFGRAGSENVLIMDPSSTGTMQRIQNEKSILDEPDSPLE, encoded by the exons ATGAGACGGCAAGTACTGTTGTTTTTCTCGGCCCTCTGTCTCAGTGCAGCGCTCGGTCAGGTCAGCTACTCCATTCCCGAGGAAATGACCAAAGGCTCCTTGGTCGGTAACATAGCTCAGGACTTAGGTTTGGATGTAAAACGGTTGAAAGAGCGTAGAGCCCGTATTCACACGGGAGATAGTGCAGAGTACATACAGCTTAACAAGGAAAAAGGACTGCTCATTATCAAAGAGAGAATAGATCGCGAAGCTCTCTGTGCTCAGACAACGCCTTGCGCTTTGCATTTTCAGATTGCGTTGGAAAACCCAATCGAAATATTTCCAATCACAGTCGAAATCAAAGATATTAATGACAACGCTCCTTCATTCCAGCgggaagagaaaaacattgaaatcaGCGAGTCTGCTGTCACCGGTTCTAAATTCATGCTAGAAAAAGCCATAGATCCTGACATCGGGCTGAACGGTCTTCAGAGCTATACACTCAAACCCAATGATAACTTCATAATTAGATTACACAGCCAGGTCGATGGTGTTAAAAAAGTAGAAATGATTTTACAGAAACCCCTGGATAGAGAGAAGCAGGAGTTTGCATCACTGTTGTTGACGGCTGTAGATGGAGGTCAGCCGCAGAGGTCTGGCTCTATGCAGATTCATATTACTGTGTTAGACGTCAATGACAACGCTCCTGTTTTTACGCAAACCGTTTACAAAGCAAGTGTGAAAGAAAATTCCCTCAAGGGAACAATCATTACCAAAGTCAGTGCCTCCGATGCAGACAAAGGCTCGAACGGAGAGGTTAGTTACACAATCAGTCATAATATGATAGGCACATCAAATTTATTCCACATCAGTGAGGATGGTCATCTGATACTAGATGGGCCCATTGATTTCGAAAAAGCCAGAAATTATGAAATTGATGTTGAGGCAGTTGACCGAGGAGGTCTATCTGATTCAAGCAAAGTGATTATCGATGTCGGTGACATTAATGACAATAGTCCCGTTATAAATATGATTTCTTCATCAAATTCAGTTGGAGAAGATTCCCCTTCCAGTACAGTGGTAGCTGTAATGAGTATCACTGATCCAGATTCTGAAGAAAATGGAAAGGTCCGGTGTGTAATTAATAGAAATATACCATTTAAAATCACATCTACATCCAGTAATTTCTATAGCTTATTGACAGACAGTGagttagacagagagagagcctcTGAGTATAATATCACAGTGACCTGCTCTGATGAGGgagtcccctccctctccagcagcGTCACTCTCACCTTACAGATctctgatgtcaatgacaacccGCCTGTCTTTGAGAGGAGCTCATATGAGGCCTACCttgtagaaaacaacacaccaggCCTCTCTATATTCACAGTGAGAGCCAGAGACGCTGACTGGAACCAGAATGCCCGTGTTTCTTACATCCTGGAGGACTCCTCTGTGAACGGAGTGCCAGTCTCCTCATATGTGTCCGTTAGTGCTGACAGTGGAGTCATCCATGCAGTGCGCTCTTTTGACTACGAGCAGATCAAAGATTTCCAGTTCCACGTCAAagctcaggatggaggatctcctccactcagtagcaacgtgactgtgaaaatactgatccaggaccagaacgaCAACCCCCCTCAGGTCCTGTACCCGGTCCAGTCCGGTGgctctgtggtggctgaaatggtgcctcggtcagcagatgtgggctatctggtgactaaagtggtggctgttgatgtggactctggacagaatgcctggctctcctataagctgcagaaagccacagacagggcgctgtttgaagtgggcttacagaatggagaaataagaactatccgccaagtgactgataaagatgcagtgaaacaaagactgactgttaTAGTGGAGGACAACGGGCAGCCCTCTCGTTCAGCTACAGTCATTGTGAACGTGGCGGTGGcggacagcttccctgaagTGCTGTCGGAGTTCACTGACTTTCCACACGACAAGGAGTACAATGACAACCTGACTTTTTACTTGGTGTTGGCTCTGGctgtagtttccttcctcttcatcacgtgTTTAGTGGTTATTATCTCAGTGAAGATCTACAGGTGGAGGCAGTCTCGCATCCTGTATCACTCCAACCTGCCTGTGATTCCATATTATCCACCACGTTACTCAGACACTTTGGGGACAGGGACTCTCCAACACGTGTACAACTACGAGGTGTGCAGGACGACTGACTCCAGAAAGAGTGACTGTAAGTTCGGCAGAGCTGGTAGTGAGAACGTGCTGATAATGGACCCCAGTTCAACAGGGACGATGCAGCGgatacagaatgaaaagagcatCCTGGATGAACCAGACTCTCCTTTAGAG TGA